A part of Populus alba chromosome 8, ASM523922v2, whole genome shotgun sequence genomic DNA contains:
- the LOC118060287 gene encoding protein BTR1 isoform X2 — MEMTESSYVSSPEQPRKKSPPPPASPLSDAVEKPTYIKLLVSNAAAGSVIGKGGATITDFQSQSGARIQLSKNYEFFPGTSDRIILISGGIDDALKALELIIAKLLSEIPTEDGDDAEPRMRVRLVVPNNACGSIIGKGGSIIKSFIEESHAAIKISSLDTDFFGLTDRLVTIMGTLEEQMHAIDLILSKLTDDTHYLQNMHAPLSYAAAYNSTNHGPNGAGVKFQHNKEDRANSVTIGVADEHIGLVVGRGGRNIMEISQNSGARIKISDRGDFMSGTNDRKITITGSQRAIHAAEDMIMQKVSYASERETD; from the exons ATGGAAATGACGGAGTCGTCTTACGTCTCATCACCGGAGCAACCGCGGAAGAAATCTCCTCCACCCCCTGCATCGCCGCTTTCAG ATGCGGTGGAGAAACCGACGTATATTAAGTTACTCGTGTCAAATGCTGCAGCTGGTTCTGTGATTGGAAAGGGTGGTGCTACAATTACTGATTTTCAGTCACAATCTGGAGCAAGAATTCAGTTGTCGaaaaattatgagttttttCCGGGAACATCTGATAGGATAATTCTGATATCTGGAGGAATTGACGATGCATTGAAGGCTTTGGAACTTATAATTGCTAAATTGCTCAGTGAG ATTCCTACTGAAGATGGAGATGATGCTGAACCAAGAATGAGAGTGAGATTAGTTGTTCCAAATAATGCTTGTGGTAGCATTATTGGGAAAGGAGGGTCCATCATAAA GTCATTCATTGAAGAGTCCCATGCTGCCATCAAGATTTCTTCACTGGATACAGATTTTTTTGGATTGACTGATCGGCTGGTTACAATAATGGGAACTCTAGAAGAGCAAATGCATgcaattgatttgattttgtctAAGCTAACTGATGACACTCATTACTTGCAGAATATGCATGCTCCACTTTCATATGCAG CAGCGTACAACTCAACGAACCATGGGCCGAATGGGGCTGGAGTAAAGTTTCAGCATAACAAG GAGGATCGTGCTAACTCTGTGACGATTGGTGTTGCTGACGAACATATTGGATTGGTTGTTGGTCGTGGCGGAAGAAATATAATGGAAATTAGCCAG AATAGTGGAGCCAGGATAAAAATATCAGACAGAGGTGATTTCATGTCTGGAACAAATGATAG GAAAATTACAATCACAGGATCACAGAGGGCCATCCATGCAGCTGAGGACATGATAATGCAGAAGGTATCCTATGCTTCTGAGAGGGAGACAGATTAG
- the LOC118060287 gene encoding protein BTR1 isoform X3, with protein sequence MEMTESSYVSSPEQPRKKSPPPPASPLSDAVEKPTYIKLLVSNAAAGSVIGKGGATITDFQSQSGARIQLSKNYEFFPGTSDRIILISGGIDDALKALELIIAKLLSEIPTEDGDDAEPRMRVRLVVPNNACGSIIGKGGSIIKSFIEESHAAIKISSLDTDFFGLTDRLVTIMGTLEEQMHAIDLILSKLTDDTHYLQNMHAPLSYAAYNSTNHGPNGAGVKFQHNKEDRANSVTIGVADEHIGLVVGRGGRNIMEISQNSGARIKISDRGDFMSGTNDRKITITGSQRAIHAAEDMIMQKVSYASERETD encoded by the exons ATGGAAATGACGGAGTCGTCTTACGTCTCATCACCGGAGCAACCGCGGAAGAAATCTCCTCCACCCCCTGCATCGCCGCTTTCAG ATGCGGTGGAGAAACCGACGTATATTAAGTTACTCGTGTCAAATGCTGCAGCTGGTTCTGTGATTGGAAAGGGTGGTGCTACAATTACTGATTTTCAGTCACAATCTGGAGCAAGAATTCAGTTGTCGaaaaattatgagttttttCCGGGAACATCTGATAGGATAATTCTGATATCTGGAGGAATTGACGATGCATTGAAGGCTTTGGAACTTATAATTGCTAAATTGCTCAGTGAG ATTCCTACTGAAGATGGAGATGATGCTGAACCAAGAATGAGAGTGAGATTAGTTGTTCCAAATAATGCTTGTGGTAGCATTATTGGGAAAGGAGGGTCCATCATAAA GTCATTCATTGAAGAGTCCCATGCTGCCATCAAGATTTCTTCACTGGATACAGATTTTTTTGGATTGACTGATCGGCTGGTTACAATAATGGGAACTCTAGAAGAGCAAATGCATgcaattgatttgattttgtctAAGCTAACTGATGACACTCATTACTTGCAGAATATGCATGCTCCACTTTCATATGCAG CGTACAACTCAACGAACCATGGGCCGAATGGGGCTGGAGTAAAGTTTCAGCATAACAAG GAGGATCGTGCTAACTCTGTGACGATTGGTGTTGCTGACGAACATATTGGATTGGTTGTTGGTCGTGGCGGAAGAAATATAATGGAAATTAGCCAG AATAGTGGAGCCAGGATAAAAATATCAGACAGAGGTGATTTCATGTCTGGAACAAATGATAG GAAAATTACAATCACAGGATCACAGAGGGCCATCCATGCAGCTGAGGACATGATAATGCAGAAGGTATCCTATGCTTCTGAGAGGGAGACAGATTAG
- the LOC118060287 gene encoding protein BTR1 isoform X1: MEMTESSYVSSPEQPRKKSPPPPASPLSDAVEKPTYIKLLVSNAAAGSVIGKGGATITDFQSQSGARIQLSKNYEFFPGTSDRIILISGGIDDALKALELIIAKLLSEIPTEDGDDAEPRMRVRLVVPNNACGSIIGKGGSIIKSFIEESHAAIKISSLDTDFFGLTDRLVTIMGTLEEQMHAIDLILSKLTDDTHYLQNMHAPLSYAGVFFSGFDGIPYAYVLPHVATAAYNSTNHGPNGAGVKFQHNKEDRANSVTIGVADEHIGLVVGRGGRNIMEISQNSGARIKISDRGDFMSGTNDRKITITGSQRAIHAAEDMIMQKVSYASERETD; encoded by the exons ATGGAAATGACGGAGTCGTCTTACGTCTCATCACCGGAGCAACCGCGGAAGAAATCTCCTCCACCCCCTGCATCGCCGCTTTCAG ATGCGGTGGAGAAACCGACGTATATTAAGTTACTCGTGTCAAATGCTGCAGCTGGTTCTGTGATTGGAAAGGGTGGTGCTACAATTACTGATTTTCAGTCACAATCTGGAGCAAGAATTCAGTTGTCGaaaaattatgagttttttCCGGGAACATCTGATAGGATAATTCTGATATCTGGAGGAATTGACGATGCATTGAAGGCTTTGGAACTTATAATTGCTAAATTGCTCAGTGAG ATTCCTACTGAAGATGGAGATGATGCTGAACCAAGAATGAGAGTGAGATTAGTTGTTCCAAATAATGCTTGTGGTAGCATTATTGGGAAAGGAGGGTCCATCATAAA GTCATTCATTGAAGAGTCCCATGCTGCCATCAAGATTTCTTCACTGGATACAGATTTTTTTGGATTGACTGATCGGCTGGTTACAATAATGGGAACTCTAGAAGAGCAAATGCATgcaattgatttgattttgtctAAGCTAACTGATGACACTCATTACTTGCAGAATATGCATGCTCCACTTTCATATGCAG GTGTTTTCTTCTCTGGTTTTGACGGTATTCCATATGCATATGTGCTTCCTCATGTTGCCACAGCAGCGTACAACTCAACGAACCATGGGCCGAATGGGGCTGGAGTAAAGTTTCAGCATAACAAG GAGGATCGTGCTAACTCTGTGACGATTGGTGTTGCTGACGAACATATTGGATTGGTTGTTGGTCGTGGCGGAAGAAATATAATGGAAATTAGCCAG AATAGTGGAGCCAGGATAAAAATATCAGACAGAGGTGATTTCATGTCTGGAACAAATGATAG GAAAATTACAATCACAGGATCACAGAGGGCCATCCATGCAGCTGAGGACATGATAATGCAGAAGGTATCCTATGCTTCTGAGAGGGAGACAGATTAG
- the LOC118060286 gene encoding acyl-CoA-binding domain-containing protein 4 — translation MGTEEIKKEMNAANWFSQLAYDRWVPIPVSGARPSARYKHAAAVADDDGKLYIAGGSRTGRYLPDVQVFDFRGLVWSSLKFKSKVDGGKGEENGAPEVFPATSDHSMVKWGNKLLLLGGHSKANSDSMIVRFIDLETHACGVIETSGEAPVSRGGHSVTLVGSRLIIFGGEDRNRKLLNNVYALDLETMTWDVAVTKQTPPAPRFDHTAAINGDRYLLIFGGCSHSIFFNDLHVLDLQTMEWSQPEVQGDLVTPRAGHSGVTIGENWYIAGGGDNKNGCPETLVLNMSKLAWSALASVKERDPLASEGLSVCSVLIDGERHLVAFGGYNGKYNNEVFVMRLKPRDALRPKIFQSPAAAAAAASVSAAYALAKSEKLDFSKLNLNSNGTGKNSTEQDLALEIDALKEEKRVLELSLAEVRAENYRVTEKIDEVNGTHAELSKELHSVQGQLVAERSRCFKLEAQIAELQKMMESLQSIENEVQLLRRQKSALDQEIERSAAQRQGSGGVWRWIAG, via the exons ATGGGAACAGAGGAGATTAAGAAGGAAATGAACGCGGCCAATTGGTTTTCGCAATTAGCTTATGACCGGTGGGTACCAATTCCTGTCTCCGGCGCAAGACCATCAGCTCGCTACAAG CATGCTGCAGCAGTTGCTGATGATGATGGGAAATTATATATAGCTGGCGGGAGTCGTACCGGGCGGTATTTGCCTGATGTCCAG GTTTTTGATTTTAGAGGTTTGGTGTGGTCTAGTTTAAAGTTCAAAAGTAAAGTAGATGGTGGAAAAGGTGAAGAGAATGGTGCACCGGAAGTTTTTCCAGCTACTTCAGATCATAGTATG GTTAAGTGGGGAAACAAACTTCTTCTCCTTGGCGGGCATTCGAAGGCGAATTCTGATAGCATGATAG TGAGGTTCATTGATCTAGAAACACATGCTTGTGGTGTTATCGAGACTTCAGGAGAAGCTCCG GTGTCCCGAGGGGGGCATTCGGTTACACTGGTTGGTTCTAGACTGATAATTTTTGGTGGAGAAGATAGGAACAGGAAATTGCTGAATAATGTTTATGCCCTTGACTTGGAAACAATGACTTGGGATGTGGCAGTGACAAA GCAGACACCTCCAGCTCCCAGATTTGATCACACAGCTGCAATAAATGGGGACCGCTATCTTCTAATCTTTGGTGGCTGTTCTCATTCAATCTTCTTCAATGATCTCCATGTACTCGACTTGCAGACT ATGGAGTGGTCCCAGCCTGAAGTTCAAGGTGATTTGGTGACTCCTAGGGCTGGTCATTCTGGTGTAACCATTGGTGAGAACTGGTATATTGCTGGTGGTGGAGATAACAAAAATG GTTGCCCAGAGACCCTTGTGTTAAACATGTCTAAGCTTGCTTGGTCAGCATTGGCTAGTGTAAAGGAAAGAGATCCACTTGCTAGCGAG GGGCTTAGTGTTTGCTCAGTATTAATTGATGGAGAGAGGCATTTGGTTGCCTTTGGTGGCTATAATGGGAAATACAACAATGAG GTTTTTGTTATGAGACTTAAACCAAGAGATGCATTGCGTCCAAAGATTTTTCAGTCACcagcagcagctgcagctgcagcttCTGTTAGTGCTGCATATGCCTTGGCCAAATCCGAAAAGTTggatttctccaaattaaatcTGAACTCTAATGGAACTGGAAAGAATTCTACGGAACAAGATTTAGCATTGGAAATTGATGCactgaaagaagagaaaagggtgCTGGAATTGTCCCTCGCAGAAGTCAGAGCAGAAAATTATAGGGTTACAGAAAAGATTGATGAAGTTAATGGTACTCATGCAGAACTCTCCAAG GAACTCCATTCTGTCCAAGGTCAACTAGTTGCTGAGAGATCAAGATGCTTTAAACTTGAG GCACAAATTGCCGAGTTACAGAAGATGATGGAATCATTGCAGTCCATAGAGAATGAAGTACAACTACTTAGAAGACAGAAGTCTGCACTGGATCAGGAGATAGAGCGTAGTGCAGCCCAAAGACAAGGTTCTGGTGGTGTCTGGCGTTGGATAGCTGGCTAA